One window of the Salvelinus alpinus chromosome 13, SLU_Salpinus.1, whole genome shotgun sequence genome contains the following:
- the LOC139536877 gene encoding RAC-beta serine/threonine-protein kinase-like isoform X1, with protein MNEVSIVREGWLHKRGEYIKTWRPRYFILKSDGSFIGYKEKPELSVQSLSPLNNFSVGECQLMKTERPKPNTFVIRCLQWTTVIERTFHVESNAEREEWMRAIQAVANRLKVREEEEPMDLFGSPSDNSSMEEMEVAMSKTRSKVTMSDFDYLKLLGKGTFGKVILVKEKATGMHYAMKILRKEVIIAKDEVAHTVTESRVLQNTRHPFLTTLKYAFQTHDRLCFVMEYANGGELFFHLSRDRVFTEDRARFYGAEIVSALEYLHSRDVVYRDLKLENLMLDNDGHVKITDFGLCKEGITDGATMKTFCGTPEYLAPEVLEDNDYGRAVDWWGLGVVMYEMMCGRLPFYNQDHERLFELILMEEIRFPRNLAPEAKALLAGLLKKDPKQRLGGGPEDAKDVMSHKFFTSINWQDVVDRKLTPPFKPQVTSETDTRYFDDEFTAQTITVTPPDKYDNLDCEDPNQPAHFPQFSYSASIRE; from the exons ATGAATGAGGTCAGCATAGTCCGAGAAGGCTGGCTCCACAAGAGAG GTGAGTACATTAAAACTTGGAGGCCGCGCTACTTCATCCTAAAGAGTGACGGCTCCTTCATCGGGTACAAAGAGAAGCCTGAGCTGTCCGTCCAGAGCTTGTCCCCGCTCAACAACTTCTCAGTGGGAG AATGCCAGCTGATGAAGACAGAGCGGCCCAAGCCTAACACATTCGTTATCCGCTGCCTGCAGTGGACAACAGTCATCGAGAGGACCTTCCATGTGGAAAGCAATGCAGAGAG agaggagTGGATGCGTGCCATCCAGGCGGTGGCCAATAGGTTGAAGGTGCGAGAGGAGGAAGAGCCCATGGACCTGTTTGGCTCTCCCAGCGACAACAGCagcatggaggagatggaggtggCCATGTCCAAGACCCGCTCCAAAGTG ACGATGAGTGACTTTGACTACCTGAAGCTGCTGGGGAAGGGTACATTTGGCAAGGTTATCCTGGTGAAGGAGAAAGCCACCGGGATGCACTATGCCATGAAGATCCTGCGCAAGGAGGTCATCATCGCTAAG GATGAGGTTGCGCACACGGTTACAGAGAGCAGAGTGTTACAGAACACCCGGCATCCCTTCCTCACA ACACTGAAATACGCTTTCCAGACTCATGACCGATTATGTTTTGTGATGGAATACGCCAACGGAGGAGAG CTCTTCTTCCACCTGTCTCGGGATCGCGTGTTCACGGAAGACCGGGCCCGTTTCTATGGCGCTGAGATTGTATCTGCGTTGGAATACCTCCACTCTCGTGATGTGGTATACAGGGACCTGAAG CTGGAGAATCTAATGCTGGACAATGACGGACATGTTAAAATCACCGACTTTGGGCTATGTAAGGAAGGTATCACGGACGGCGCCACCATGAAGACCTTCTGTGGCACCCCAGAGTACCTTGCACCGGAG GTGCTGGAGGACAATGACTACGGTCGCGCTGTGGATTGGTGGGGCTTGGGCGTGGTCATGTACGAGATGATGTGCGGTCGGCTGCCCTTCTACAACCAGGACCATGAGCGGCTGTTTGAGCTCATCCTCATGGAGGAGATCCGCTTCCCCCGGAACCTGGCCCCCGAGGCCAAGGCGCTGCTCGCAGGCCTGCTCAAAAAGGACCCCAAGCAGAG GTTAGGGGGAGGACCCGAGGATGCCAAAGATGTGATGTCCCACAAGTTCTTCACCTCCATCAACTGGCAGGATGTGGTAGATAGGAAG ctgACTCCGCCCTTCAAGCCTCAGGTGACGTCGGAGACCGACACCCGCTACTTTGACGATGAGTTCACGGCACAGACCATCACAGTCACACCTCCAGACaaat ATGACAATCTGGACTGTGAGGACCCCAACCAGCCAGCACACTTCCCCCAGTTCTCTTACTCCGCCAGCATACGAGAGTGA
- the LOC139536877 gene encoding RAC-beta serine/threonine-protein kinase-like isoform X2, which produces MNEVSIVREGWLHKRGEYIKTWRPRYFILKSDGSFIGYKEKPELSVQSLSPLNNFSVGECQLMKTERPKPNTFVIRCLQWTTVIERTFHVESNAEREEWMRAIQAVANRLKVREEEEPMDLFGSPSDNSSMEEMEVAMSKTRSKVLFFHLSRDRVFTEDRARFYGAEIVSALEYLHSRDVVYRDLKLENLMLDNDGHVKITDFGLCKEGITDGATMKTFCGTPEYLAPEVLEDNDYGRAVDWWGLGVVMYEMMCGRLPFYNQDHERLFELILMEEIRFPRNLAPEAKALLAGLLKKDPKQRLGGGPEDAKDVMSHKFFTSINWQDVVDRKLTPPFKPQVTSETDTRYFDDEFTAQTITVTPPDKYDNLDCEDPNQPAHFPQFSYSASIRE; this is translated from the exons ATGAATGAGGTCAGCATAGTCCGAGAAGGCTGGCTCCACAAGAGAG GTGAGTACATTAAAACTTGGAGGCCGCGCTACTTCATCCTAAAGAGTGACGGCTCCTTCATCGGGTACAAAGAGAAGCCTGAGCTGTCCGTCCAGAGCTTGTCCCCGCTCAACAACTTCTCAGTGGGAG AATGCCAGCTGATGAAGACAGAGCGGCCCAAGCCTAACACATTCGTTATCCGCTGCCTGCAGTGGACAACAGTCATCGAGAGGACCTTCCATGTGGAAAGCAATGCAGAGAG agaggagTGGATGCGTGCCATCCAGGCGGTGGCCAATAGGTTGAAGGTGCGAGAGGAGGAAGAGCCCATGGACCTGTTTGGCTCTCCCAGCGACAACAGCagcatggaggagatggaggtggCCATGTCCAAGACCCGCTCCAAAGTG CTCTTCTTCCACCTGTCTCGGGATCGCGTGTTCACGGAAGACCGGGCCCGTTTCTATGGCGCTGAGATTGTATCTGCGTTGGAATACCTCCACTCTCGTGATGTGGTATACAGGGACCTGAAG CTGGAGAATCTAATGCTGGACAATGACGGACATGTTAAAATCACCGACTTTGGGCTATGTAAGGAAGGTATCACGGACGGCGCCACCATGAAGACCTTCTGTGGCACCCCAGAGTACCTTGCACCGGAG GTGCTGGAGGACAATGACTACGGTCGCGCTGTGGATTGGTGGGGCTTGGGCGTGGTCATGTACGAGATGATGTGCGGTCGGCTGCCCTTCTACAACCAGGACCATGAGCGGCTGTTTGAGCTCATCCTCATGGAGGAGATCCGCTTCCCCCGGAACCTGGCCCCCGAGGCCAAGGCGCTGCTCGCAGGCCTGCTCAAAAAGGACCCCAAGCAGAG GTTAGGGGGAGGACCCGAGGATGCCAAAGATGTGATGTCCCACAAGTTCTTCACCTCCATCAACTGGCAGGATGTGGTAGATAGGAAG ctgACTCCGCCCTTCAAGCCTCAGGTGACGTCGGAGACCGACACCCGCTACTTTGACGATGAGTTCACGGCACAGACCATCACAGTCACACCTCCAGACaaat ATGACAATCTGGACTGTGAGGACCCCAACCAGCCAGCACACTTCCCCCAGTTCTCTTACTCCGCCAGCATACGAGAGTGA